The following are encoded in a window of Stigmatella erecta genomic DNA:
- a CDS encoding YlxR family protein: MGTRSKSRSGPPQGSLFEGPIRSCIGCGSRKAQAELTRVALDPAGEVVVDKERRLPGRGSYLCGAGCLTAALKRKAFGRAFRGKAGKVDPSKLGQAWELVPGP, from the coding sequence ATGGGAACGCGCTCGAAGTCCCGTTCCGGCCCTCCGCAGGGCTCGCTTTTTGAGGGGCCCATCCGCAGTTGTATTGGCTGTGGGAGTCGAAAGGCCCAGGCCGAGTTGACCCGGGTCGCCTTGGACCCAGCGGGCGAGGTGGTGGTGGACAAGGAGAGGCGGTTGCCCGGCCGGGGCTCCTACCTCTGCGGTGCCGGATGTCTAACGGCAGCGCTCAAACGAAAGGCCTTCGGGCGTGCTTTTCGTGGGAAGGCGGGCAAGGTTGACCCGTCGAAGCTCGGGCAGGCGTGGGAGCTTGTTCCGGGGCCTTGA
- the nusA gene encoding transcription termination factor NusA, giving the protein MPAQANPNINLNLVLDQVAKDKGIERSVLVATLEDAMKTAAKKHFGQDRNLEAKYDVDKGVVELFQAITVVEEIVDPVQAVNQITIAEAHKKGMEVEQGDELVFQIFYRDEDAAEAKAQDDQYGDILRLKTFRRGFGRIAAQTAKQVILQRTRDAERENVFNEYKDRKNEIVTGIARRFERGNIIVDLGRAEAVLPVREQVPRETYRPGDRVQAYVLDVLRESKGPQIVLSRASVNLLTKLFEMEVPEIAEGIVVIEAAAREPGGRAKIAVSSRDSDVDPVGACVGMKGSRVQAVVQELRGEKIDIVPFDEDPASFVCSALAPAEVSRVIIDEANHAMELIVPDDQLSLAIGRRGQNVRLAAQLTGWKLDINSESRVREMREFASRSLGALPGVNEMLVETLYAHGFRQSKDVAEASPEVLSQIPGMDPTRLAAMQEAARKQMVDDAAELSRMDHEREAARLAEARRHPDELSQPERMARVRGLGEKTIEALIVSGYKTVEDIANEKDLQKLGDVPGVGIKKARQLKSAAENYLVEEAKLRVELNAERGVPPPSASGSAEVAKSP; this is encoded by the coding sequence ATGCCTGCTCAAGCCAACCCCAACATCAACCTGAACCTCGTCCTCGACCAGGTGGCCAAGGACAAGGGCATCGAGCGGAGCGTGCTCGTCGCGACCCTTGAGGACGCGATGAAGACCGCGGCCAAGAAGCACTTCGGCCAGGACCGCAACCTCGAGGCCAAGTACGATGTGGACAAGGGCGTGGTCGAGCTGTTTCAGGCCATCACCGTGGTCGAGGAGATCGTCGACCCCGTGCAGGCGGTGAATCAGATCACCATCGCCGAGGCGCACAAGAAGGGGATGGAGGTGGAGCAGGGCGACGAGCTCGTGTTCCAGATCTTCTACCGGGACGAGGACGCCGCCGAGGCCAAGGCCCAGGACGACCAGTACGGCGACATCCTGCGGCTGAAGACGTTCCGGCGCGGCTTCGGCCGCATCGCGGCGCAGACCGCCAAGCAGGTCATCCTGCAGCGCACGCGGGATGCCGAGCGCGAGAACGTCTTCAACGAGTACAAGGACCGCAAGAACGAGATCGTCACGGGCATCGCCCGCAGGTTCGAGCGCGGCAACATCATCGTGGACCTGGGCCGCGCCGAGGCGGTGCTGCCGGTGCGCGAGCAGGTGCCGCGCGAGACGTACCGCCCCGGGGACCGGGTGCAGGCGTACGTGCTGGACGTGCTGCGCGAGTCCAAGGGCCCGCAGATCGTCCTCAGCCGCGCGTCGGTGAACCTGCTGACGAAGCTCTTCGAGATGGAGGTGCCGGAGATCGCCGAGGGCATCGTCGTCATCGAGGCGGCGGCGCGCGAGCCGGGTGGCCGCGCGAAGATCGCCGTGAGCAGCCGGGACTCGGACGTGGACCCGGTGGGCGCGTGCGTGGGCATGAAGGGCAGCCGCGTGCAGGCGGTGGTGCAGGAGCTGCGCGGCGAGAAGATCGACATCGTCCCCTTCGACGAGGACCCGGCCAGCTTCGTGTGCTCCGCGCTGGCGCCCGCCGAGGTCAGCCGCGTCATCATCGACGAGGCCAACCACGCCATGGAGCTCATCGTCCCGGATGACCAGCTGTCGCTGGCCATAGGGCGCCGCGGCCAGAACGTCCGCCTGGCGGCCCAGCTGACGGGCTGGAAGCTGGACATCAACAGCGAGAGCCGCGTGCGCGAGATGCGCGAGTTCGCCAGCCGCTCGCTCGGCGCGCTGCCGGGCGTCAACGAGATGCTCGTCGAGACGCTCTACGCCCACGGCTTCCGCCAGTCGAAGGACGTCGCCGAGGCGAGCCCCGAGGTGCTCTCGCAGATTCCGGGCATGGACCCGACGCGCCTGGCCGCCATGCAGGAGGCCGCGCGCAAGCAGATGGTGGACGACGCGGCGGAGCTGTCGCGCATGGACCACGAGCGGGAGGCGGCGCGCCTGGCCGAGGCCCGGCGCCATCCGGACGAGCTCAGTCAGCCGGAGCGCATGGCGCGCGTCCGGGGCCTGGGGGAGAAGACCATCGAGGCGCTCATCGTCAGCGGTTACAAGACCGTGGAGGACATCGCCAACGAGAAGGACCTCCAGAAGCTCGGCGACGTGCCGGGCGTGGGAATCAAGAAGGCCCGCCAGCTCAAGAGCGCGGCCGAGAACTATCTGGTGGAGGAAGCCAAGCTTCGCGTGGAGTTGAACGCCGAGCGGGGCGTGCCTCCTCCCTCCGCGTCCGGGAGCGCGGAAGTCGCCAAGTCGCCGTAA
- the rimP gene encoding ribosome maturation factor RimP yields the protein MAESNFKQTVEARAMSLLEPIVAGEGLELVDLEFVREREGWVLRLFIDKPGGRVGLDECSQVSRAVDPALDVEDLVPNEYSLEVSSPGVNRPLKKPSHYERVKGQKVKVKTFGPIGDPPRKNFSGTLTEVTGEHIAVEVEGAGAFRIPFTDIAKANLEFEF from the coding sequence ATGGCGGAAAGCAACTTCAAGCAGACGGTGGAGGCCCGGGCGATGAGCCTGCTGGAGCCCATCGTTGCGGGCGAGGGGCTCGAACTGGTGGATCTCGAGTTCGTCCGTGAGCGTGAGGGGTGGGTGCTTCGCCTGTTCATCGACAAGCCGGGCGGCCGGGTGGGGCTGGACGAGTGCAGCCAGGTGTCCCGCGCGGTGGATCCGGCGCTGGACGTCGAGGATCTGGTCCCCAACGAGTACAGCCTGGAAGTCTCCAGCCCCGGGGTGAACCGGCCGCTGAAGAAGCCGTCGCACTACGAGCGGGTGAAGGGGCAGAAGGTGAAGGTGAAGACCTTTGGCCCCATCGGTGACCCGCCCCGCAAGAACTTCTCTGGCACCCTCACCGAGGTGACGGGGGAGCACATCGCGGTCGAGGTGGAGGGGGCGGGCGCTTTCCGCATCCCCTTCACGGACATTGCCAAGGCGAACCTGGAGTTCGAGTTCTAG
- a CDS encoding carbon-nitrogen hydrolase family protein: protein MHLIAAAQMVSTADKAHNLEVATRLVRQAAKLGARLVGLPENFSWMGSESERASAAESLEGPTLARMAELARELRITVLSGSLLETGAPGGRLYNTSVLFGPQGERLAVYRKMHLFDVEVGDGATYHESAAVAPGTEVVAATTEVGRLGLSVCYDLRFPELYRRLSREGATLLAVPAAFTLMTGKDHWEVLLRARAIENQCYVLAPAQGGRHSDKRITYGHAMVVDPWGLVTARASEGEGLALAPVDAELQQRIRRNLPCLEHRRLLD from the coding sequence ATGCACCTCATCGCCGCCGCTCAAATGGTGTCGACCGCAGACAAGGCCCACAACCTGGAGGTGGCCACCCGGCTCGTCCGGCAGGCCGCCAAGCTGGGCGCCCGCCTGGTCGGGCTGCCGGAGAACTTCAGCTGGATGGGCTCCGAGTCCGAGCGCGCCTCGGCCGCAGAGTCCCTGGAGGGCCCCACCCTCGCGCGCATGGCGGAGCTGGCGCGGGAGCTGCGCATCACCGTGCTCTCGGGCTCCCTCCTGGAGACCGGGGCCCCCGGGGGGCGCCTGTACAACACCAGCGTCCTCTTCGGCCCCCAGGGCGAGCGGCTCGCCGTCTACCGCAAGATGCACCTGTTCGACGTCGAGGTGGGAGATGGGGCCACCTACCACGAGTCCGCCGCGGTGGCCCCGGGCACGGAGGTGGTCGCGGCAACCACCGAGGTGGGCCGGCTGGGGCTCTCGGTCTGCTACGACTTGCGCTTCCCGGAGCTCTACCGGCGCCTGTCCCGGGAGGGGGCCACGCTCTTGGCCGTCCCCGCCGCCTTCACGCTGATGACCGGCAAGGACCACTGGGAGGTGCTGCTCCGGGCCCGCGCCATCGAAAACCAGTGCTACGTGCTCGCCCCCGCCCAAGGTGGGCGCCACTCCGACAAGCGCATCACCTATGGCCATGCCATGGTGGTGGACCCCTGGGGGCTGGTGACGGCCCGTGCCTCGGAGGGCGAAGGGCTGGCCCTGGCCCCGGTGGATGCCGAGTTGCAGCAGCGCATCCGCCGCAACCTCCCCTGCCTCGAACACCGCCGCCTGCTGGACTAG
- a CDS encoding FecR domain-containing protein yields MNGRWTYMLMALALSALPAGCSPDGKPQASSPPAPPLRPPTPHAHLKEVKGDVKLKRASGDEWLAAREGLPLFENDKVSTAGGASARIVFTHGGSVNLAEDALIGIAETRPRPGQGRTDVTVLKGKVDATLEAPATQTLSVSTPSATIQAGREIVFQ; encoded by the coding sequence GTGAACGGACGCTGGACCTACATGCTCATGGCCCTTGCGCTCTCGGCCCTCCCCGCCGGCTGTAGCCCCGACGGGAAGCCGCAGGCGTCATCTCCCCCTGCTCCCCCCCTCCGGCCCCCCACGCCGCATGCGCACCTCAAGGAGGTGAAGGGGGACGTGAAGCTCAAGCGCGCCTCGGGCGACGAGTGGCTGGCCGCGCGCGAGGGGCTGCCCCTCTTCGAGAACGACAAGGTGAGCACCGCCGGCGGCGCCAGCGCGCGCATCGTGTTCACCCACGGCGGCTCAGTGAACCTGGCGGAGGATGCGCTCATCGGCATCGCCGAGACGCGGCCGAGGCCCGGGCAGGGGCGCACCGACGTCACGGTGCTCAAGGGCAAGGTGGATGCCACCCTGGAGGCCCCCGCCACCCAGACGCTCTCCGTCTCCACGCCTTCGGCCACCATCCAGGCCGGCCGGGAGATCGTCTTCCAATGA
- a CDS encoding LysM peptidoglycan-binding domain-containing protein, translated as MKTALLLLASLCATPSGTEVVVGERESLAQLAERLLGDPLGASELKALNGLTSDAVPAGTVLKLPPEADRAKALGALTAARQAMAQAGTEAAKHEEAATRLREAEAHFQTAQYQSAAHAADGAWRLLTPALAGRSSFQVSVDAEGATTVAVQTGPAVRVTAENVTQPVHAGEEVRVEKGQPPPAPRRPLAAPALRKPDANARLKLVPVRGKLGPVTLSWTAVQGATGYEVDVLSAQGTPVHHGAVAPAQLQLELPPLPAGRYRWSVRALSEGQKPAPAAERLFELVEDAVKLQVGSPAWK; from the coding sequence ATGAAAACCGCACTCCTGCTCCTGGCCTCGCTCTGTGCCACCCCCTCGGGGACCGAGGTGGTGGTGGGCGAGCGCGAATCGCTGGCCCAGCTCGCCGAACGGCTGCTGGGAGATCCCCTGGGCGCCAGCGAGCTGAAGGCCCTCAACGGGCTCACCTCCGATGCCGTCCCGGCGGGCACCGTGCTCAAGCTGCCGCCCGAGGCCGACCGCGCCAAGGCGCTCGGGGCGCTCACGGCCGCGCGCCAGGCCATGGCCCAGGCGGGCACCGAGGCCGCGAAGCACGAGGAGGCCGCCACGCGGCTCCGGGAGGCCGAGGCCCACTTCCAGACCGCCCAGTACCAGTCCGCGGCCCACGCGGCCGATGGGGCCTGGCGGCTGCTGACCCCGGCCCTGGCGGGCCGCTCGTCCTTTCAGGTGTCGGTGGATGCGGAGGGCGCCACCACCGTGGCCGTCCAGACCGGTCCCGCCGTGCGAGTCACGGCCGAGAACGTCACCCAGCCGGTACACGCCGGCGAGGAGGTGCGCGTGGAGAAGGGCCAGCCCCCGCCCGCGCCCCGGCGCCCGCTGGCGGCCCCCGCGCTGCGCAAGCCCGACGCGAACGCCCGGCTCAAGCTCGTGCCCGTGCGCGGAAAGCTTGGCCCGGTGACACTCTCGTGGACCGCCGTGCAGGGTGCCACCGGCTATGAGGTGGACGTACTCTCGGCACAGGGGACGCCTGTCCACCACGGCGCGGTCGCGCCGGCACAGTTGCAGCTGGAGTTGCCGCCGCTGCCGGCGGGCCGTTACCGGTGGAGTGTCAGGGCGCTGAGCGAAGGCCAGAAGCCGGCCCCCGCTGCCGAGCGCCTGTTCGAGCTGGTGGAAGATGCGGTGAAGCTCCAGGTCGGAAGTCCTGCCTGGAAGTAG
- a CDS encoding HD domain-containing phosphohydrolase, giving the protein MRLFKAILLLMLVASIIPTVMVGWLSVSHTRELLVRDAQELAQERVKQLRLKLEDVLSGPVQAVVDLTNTPFFAKSPAEQQALIASVLTQRRDVLAITAFSAQKERLPGLQAFAVHELPPSAVGEHEARARALLEGLNGLRYGEVAPQAQGAPVMTLALSVGEPVKGYIAADVSLAGLQEMLQQERVGSNGFFYVADRHGRVVAGGAGLSPGTDVSQRGPVSHLLEQVAHSPDAEHFHVGNFGQGTDATVSAYNLVQDLGWTIFSEQPVVQAYRQVQVMEDRILLGLGGAILVAVALAYTFSRNLTRPLKNFTAKALELANGNFGAEVSLPQKNELGELAQTFNYMSKQLMAYDMENRRLYESLEQGYLETIVALANSIDSKDAYTRGHSQRVGDVAVEIGKELSLPERQLKQLQYGGILHDIGKIGIAESILCKQSRLTDAEMEIMREHPGIGDSIIGAVSFLTGVRACVRNHHERWDGTGYPDKLKGEDIPMLARIVACADTFDACTSTRPYQKAMPLEQAVQILDKLSGAQLDPAVVEALRRVLQKKGVRLEGHRQPVKLAS; this is encoded by the coding sequence GTGCGCCTGTTCAAAGCCATCCTCCTTTTGATGCTGGTGGCCAGCATCATCCCCACGGTGATGGTGGGCTGGCTGTCCGTGTCCCACACCCGGGAGCTGCTCGTGCGCGATGCGCAGGAGCTGGCTCAAGAGCGGGTCAAGCAGCTGCGGCTGAAGCTGGAAGATGTCCTGTCCGGCCCGGTGCAAGCCGTGGTGGACCTGACAAACACCCCCTTCTTCGCGAAGTCTCCCGCCGAGCAGCAGGCGCTCATCGCCTCGGTGCTCACCCAGCGCCGCGACGTGCTGGCCATCACCGCCTTCTCGGCGCAGAAGGAGCGGCTGCCCGGGCTGCAGGCCTTCGCCGTCCATGAGCTGCCGCCCAGCGCGGTGGGCGAGCACGAGGCGCGCGCGCGCGCCCTGCTGGAGGGGCTCAACGGCCTGCGCTACGGCGAGGTGGCCCCTCAGGCCCAGGGCGCCCCGGTGATGACGCTGGCCCTCTCCGTGGGGGAGCCCGTGAAGGGCTACATCGCCGCGGATGTGTCCCTCGCGGGGCTCCAGGAGATGCTCCAGCAGGAGCGCGTGGGCTCCAACGGCTTCTTCTATGTCGCCGACCGCCACGGCCGCGTCGTCGCGGGGGGCGCGGGGCTGAGCCCCGGCACGGACGTGTCCCAGCGCGGCCCGGTGAGCCACCTGCTGGAGCAGGTGGCCCACTCGCCGGACGCCGAGCACTTCCACGTGGGCAACTTCGGCCAGGGCACGGACGCCACGGTCTCCGCCTACAACCTGGTGCAGGACCTGGGCTGGACCATCTTCTCCGAGCAGCCCGTGGTGCAGGCCTACCGCCAGGTGCAGGTGATGGAGGACCGCATCCTGCTGGGGCTGGGCGGCGCCATCCTGGTGGCGGTGGCGCTGGCGTACACCTTCTCGCGCAACCTCACCCGGCCGCTGAAGAACTTCACCGCCAAGGCGCTGGAGCTGGCCAACGGCAACTTCGGCGCCGAGGTGAGCCTGCCCCAGAAGAACGAGCTGGGGGAGCTGGCGCAGACCTTCAACTACATGAGCAAGCAGCTCATGGCCTATGACATGGAGAACCGCCGCCTCTACGAGAGCCTGGAGCAGGGCTATCTGGAGACCATCGTCGCGCTGGCCAACTCCATCGACTCCAAGGACGCGTACACCCGCGGCCACAGCCAGCGCGTGGGCGACGTGGCGGTGGAGATCGGCAAGGAGCTGAGCCTGCCCGAGCGCCAGCTCAAGCAGCTGCAGTACGGCGGCATCCTCCACGACATCGGCAAGATTGGCATCGCCGAGTCCATCCTCTGCAAGCAGTCGCGGCTGACCGACGCGGAGATGGAGATCATGCGCGAGCACCCGGGCATCGGCGACTCCATCATCGGCGCGGTGAGCTTCCTCACCGGGGTGCGCGCCTGCGTGCGCAACCACCACGAGCGCTGGGACGGCACCGGCTACCCGGACAAGCTCAAGGGCGAGGACATCCCCATGCTGGCGCGCATCGTCGCGTGCGCGGACACCTTCGATGCCTGCACCTCCACGCGGCCCTACCAGAAGGCCATGCCGCTGGAGCAGGCGGTGCAGATCCTCGACAAGCTCAGCGGGGCCCAGTTGGATCCCGCCGTGGTGGAGGCCCTGCGCCGGGTGCTGCAGAAGAAGGGCGTCCGCCTGGAGGGGCACCGCCAGCCGGTGAAGCTCGCCTCCTGA
- a CDS encoding DUF971 domain-containing protein: protein MSFWDRIKPAPKPISATDVRLSPDGARLTLVWDDGTSTSATAQVLRQQCPCAGCVDEWTNQRTLDPSRVPAELRIQQLHPVGNYALSPVFSDGHATGIYPWPLLRDLTQPAS, encoded by the coding sequence TTGAGCTTCTGGGATCGCATCAAACCCGCCCCCAAGCCCATCTCGGCCACGGATGTCCGGCTCTCGCCGGACGGGGCCCGGCTGACGCTGGTCTGGGACGATGGGACGAGTACCTCCGCCACCGCCCAGGTGCTGCGCCAGCAGTGCCCCTGCGCGGGGTGCGTGGACGAGTGGACGAACCAGCGCACGTTGGACCCGTCGCGCGTGCCCGCGGAGCTGCGCATCCAGCAGCTGCACCCGGTGGGCAACTACGCGCTCAGCCCCGTCTTCAGCGATGGCCACGCCACGGGCATCTACCCCTGGCCCCTGCTCCGGGACCTCACCCAGCCGGCGAGCTGA
- a CDS encoding ClpXP protease specificity-enhancing factor SspB, which produces MDKTVPDKKERLLAALEQGLVMVHLDARRPGVLVPQHLRNEAHLRLNISYRFDPPDLAVGEWGVRSTLSFSGSRFTVAVPWSALFAITSHVTKEFWLYPDDIPVEFLQQTMVTSKAPLPEAAAPPPAPPVEPRARTFLREVPGERTDPAPEEPQAPSEEPRDEPPSPSPRRGHLRLVK; this is translated from the coding sequence ATGGACAAGACGGTTCCCGACAAGAAAGAGCGGCTGCTGGCGGCGCTCGAGCAAGGGCTGGTGATGGTCCACCTGGACGCTCGCCGCCCTGGGGTGCTCGTGCCGCAGCACCTGCGCAACGAAGCCCACCTGCGTCTGAACATCTCCTACCGGTTCGATCCGCCGGACCTGGCGGTAGGCGAGTGGGGCGTGCGCTCCACGCTCAGCTTCTCCGGGAGCCGGTTCACCGTGGCCGTGCCCTGGTCCGCGCTGTTCGCCATCACCAGCCACGTGACGAAGGAGTTCTGGCTCTACCCGGATGACATCCCCGTGGAGTTCCTCCAGCAGACCATGGTGACGTCCAAGGCCCCCCTGCCCGAGGCGGCAGCGCCGCCCCCGGCCCCCCCGGTGGAGCCCCGGGCGCGCACGTTTCTCCGGGAGGTGCCCGGCGAGCGGACGGACCCCGCGCCGGAAGAGCCCCAGGCCCCCTCCGAGGAGCCCCGGGACGAGCCCCCGTCGCCGTCTCCGCGCCGGGGCCACCTGCGCCTGGTGAAGTGA
- the smpB gene encoding SsrA-binding protein SmpB, which translates to MSGGKAKGAGGASGVKIITENRKARAAYSVDEKLEAGLQLLGSEVKSLRDGTANLSDAYALPKGNELYLLNAHIGTYRPANVFTHEPTRGRKLLLHREEIERWAAKVRERGYSIIPLMLYFKNGRAKVELGLCRGKTHEDRRQDIKERETKREMDRAVRRR; encoded by the coding sequence ATGTCGGGTGGTAAGGCGAAAGGGGCAGGGGGCGCGTCCGGGGTGAAAATCATCACCGAGAACCGCAAGGCGCGCGCGGCCTACTCGGTGGACGAGAAGCTCGAGGCGGGCCTGCAGCTGCTCGGCAGCGAGGTGAAGTCCCTGCGCGACGGCACGGCCAACCTGTCGGACGCCTACGCCCTGCCCAAGGGCAACGAGCTGTATTTGCTCAATGCCCACATTGGCACCTACAGGCCCGCCAATGTGTTCACGCATGAGCCCACCCGGGGGCGCAAGCTGCTCCTGCACCGGGAGGAAATCGAGCGATGGGCAGCGAAGGTGCGTGAGCGGGGTTATTCCATCATCCCGCTTATGCTGTACTTCAAGAACGGGCGGGCCAAGGTGGAGCTGGGGCTCTGCCGGGGCAAGACGCACGAGGATCGGCGCCAGGACATCAAGGAACGGGAGACAAAGCGGGAAATGGATCGCGCCGTGCGCCGCCGTTAG
- the panC gene encoding pantoate--beta-alanine ligase, with translation MAPQVLRTVAEVKAWGAALRRDGRTLALVPTMGYLHEGHLSLMREGRRRADGVATSIFVNPTQFGPKEDLSRYPRDWEGDLARCASAGVDAVFAPEPSVMYPPGYETYVEVTEVSQGLCGARRPGHFRGVATIVTQLLCLFRPEVALFGEKDYQQLQVIRALNRDLHLGVDIVGMPTVREPDGLAMSSRNAYLSPDERKRALAISRGLGKAQALFRAGTGEAPALLEAIREELRAADLREDYVELVDAERLTPLASVRPGQPARLLVAAFCGATRLIDNQPLGG, from the coding sequence ATGGCCCCCCAGGTTCTTCGTACCGTGGCCGAGGTGAAGGCGTGGGGGGCGGCCCTGCGCCGGGACGGGCGCACGCTCGCGCTCGTTCCGACGATGGGGTACCTGCACGAGGGGCACCTCTCGCTCATGCGCGAGGGGCGCCGCCGCGCGGACGGGGTCGCCACCTCCATCTTCGTCAACCCCACCCAGTTCGGTCCCAAGGAGGACCTGTCGCGCTACCCGCGGGACTGGGAAGGTGACCTGGCGCGGTGCGCCAGCGCCGGGGTGGACGCCGTCTTCGCCCCCGAGCCCTCCGTCATGTACCCGCCGGGGTATGAGACTTATGTGGAGGTGACGGAGGTGAGCCAGGGGCTGTGCGGGGCGCGGCGCCCCGGGCACTTCCGAGGTGTGGCCACCATCGTCACCCAGCTGCTGTGCCTCTTCCGCCCCGAGGTGGCCCTGTTCGGGGAGAAGGACTACCAGCAGCTCCAGGTCATCCGGGCCCTGAACCGGGACCTGCACCTGGGCGTGGACATCGTCGGCATGCCCACGGTGCGCGAGCCGGACGGCCTGGCGATGAGCTCCCGCAATGCCTACCTCTCGCCGGACGAGCGCAAGCGGGCGCTCGCCATCTCGCGCGGGCTGGGCAAGGCCCAGGCCCTGTTCCGGGCCGGCACCGGGGAGGCCCCCGCGCTGCTGGAGGCCATCCGCGAGGAGCTGCGGGCCGCGGACCTCCGGGAGGACTACGTGGAGCTGGTCGACGCGGAGCGGCTGACCCCCCTGGCTTCTGTCCGGCCCGGCCAGCCCGCGCGTCTGTTGGTGGCCGCCTTCTGTGGGGCGACACGGCTCATCGACAACCAGCCTCTGGGCGGTTAG
- the panB gene encoding 3-methyl-2-oxobutanoate hydroxymethyltransferase has protein sequence MKDKVTIHTLKRMKQGGQKICMVTAYDATFAHILDQAGADVLLVGDSLGMVFQGHDSTLPVTMDQMVYHCAAVSRGAKRSHIVGDLPFMSYQTSVESAVRNAGRLVAEGGVGSVKLEGGAEFADAVAAITRASIPVMGHLGLTPQSVHKMGGYVVQGKDEQAAVKILQDALALERAGAYALVLEGVPTELAQQVTQRLSIPVIGIGAGVHCDGQVLVCYDLLGMNPDFKPKFVKRYANMHGSITEAAGAFFSEIRAGAFPDAEHSFHSKTLRLVASKAAPELELAEPAEKVGPVYGVPV, from the coding sequence GTGAAGGACAAGGTCACCATCCATACCCTGAAGCGCATGAAGCAGGGCGGCCAGAAGATCTGCATGGTCACCGCCTATGACGCCACCTTCGCACACATCCTGGATCAGGCCGGTGCGGACGTCCTGCTGGTGGGCGACTCCCTGGGCATGGTGTTCCAGGGCCATGACTCCACGCTCCCCGTGACGATGGACCAGATGGTCTATCACTGCGCCGCCGTCAGCCGCGGCGCCAAGCGGTCCCACATCGTGGGGGATCTGCCCTTCATGAGCTACCAGACGTCGGTGGAGAGCGCGGTGCGCAACGCCGGCCGGCTCGTGGCCGAGGGGGGCGTGGGCAGCGTGAAGCTGGAGGGCGGCGCGGAGTTCGCCGACGCGGTGGCCGCCATCACCCGCGCCAGCATCCCCGTCATGGGGCACCTGGGGCTCACCCCCCAGTCGGTGCACAAGATGGGCGGCTACGTGGTGCAGGGCAAGGACGAGCAGGCCGCGGTGAAGATCCTCCAGGACGCGCTCGCGCTGGAGCGCGCCGGGGCCTACGCGCTGGTGCTGGAGGGGGTGCCCACGGAGCTGGCCCAGCAGGTGACCCAGCGCCTGAGCATCCCCGTCATCGGCATCGGCGCCGGCGTGCACTGCGATGGCCAGGTGCTCGTCTGTTACGACCTCTTGGGCATGAACCCGGACTTCAAGCCCAAGTTCGTCAAGCGCTACGCGAACATGCACGGCTCCATCACCGAGGCGGCGGGCGCGTTCTTCTCCGAGATTCGCGCGGGCGCCTTCCCGGACGCGGAGCACTCCTTCCACTCGAAGACGCTGCGGCTGGTGGCCAGCAAGGCCGCCCCGGAGCTGGAGCTTGCCGAGCCCGCGGAGAAGGTGGGCCCTGTCTACGGGGTCCCCGTCTAG
- a CDS encoding deoxynucleoside kinase produces MDNRYIVVEGPIGVGKTSLSNLLAERFRARRVLEVVEENPFLSHFYTDRQKYAFQTQTFFLLSRFRQQQELFQQDLFSSVTVSDYLFAKDRIFACLTLDPQELALYDRVFEALGPRVTKPDLVIYLQARLDVLLHRIKKRGREFERKFDAGYLEELVHAYNEFFSHYTETPLLVVNTSDIDFVNSETDREALIQSIQNARQPGIHHHEAGTGKRA; encoded by the coding sequence ATGGACAATCGCTACATCGTCGTCGAAGGGCCCATCGGCGTGGGCAAGACGAGCCTCTCCAACCTCCTGGCCGAGCGCTTCCGCGCGCGCCGGGTGCTGGAGGTGGTGGAAGAGAACCCGTTCCTCTCGCACTTCTACACGGACCGGCAGAAGTACGCCTTCCAGACGCAGACGTTCTTCCTGCTGTCGCGCTTCCGCCAGCAGCAGGAGCTCTTCCAGCAGGATCTCTTCAGCTCGGTGACGGTCAGCGACTACCTGTTCGCCAAGGACCGCATCTTCGCCTGCCTCACGTTGGACCCCCAGGAGCTGGCGCTCTATGACCGGGTCTTCGAGGCGCTGGGGCCCCGGGTGACCAAGCCGGACCTGGTCATCTACCTGCAGGCCCGCCTGGACGTGCTGCTGCACCGGATCAAGAAGCGCGGCCGGGAGTTCGAACGCAAGTTCGACGCCGGGTACCTGGAAGAGCTGGTGCACGCCTACAACGAGTTCTTCTCGCACTACACCGAGACGCCGCTGCTCGTGGTGAATACCTCGGACATCGATTTCGTGAACAGCGAGACAGACCGGGAAGCGCTCATCCAGTCCATCCAGAACGCGCGCCAGCCGGGCATCCACCACCACGAGGCGGGGACAGGCAAGCGGGCGTAG